A genomic stretch from Camelus ferus isolate YT-003-E chromosome 17, BCGSAC_Cfer_1.0, whole genome shotgun sequence includes:
- the PHF7 gene encoding PHD finger protein 7 has protein sequence MKTIKEKKKEHQRLRQSAKTRRVTERKPSSGPVCRLCLQEPGDPEKLGEFLQKDNLSVHYFCLILSSKLLQRGLSNKGFHGFLPEDIKKEAARASRKICFVCKKKGAAINCQKDQCVRNFHLPCGQERGCLSQFFGEYKSFCGKHRPTQNIQRGNVGKESCVLCCEDLSQASVENIQSPCCSQTVYHRKCIQKYAHTSAKHFFKCPQCNNREEFPQEMLRMGIHIPDRDAAWELEPGAFSELYQRYRHCDAPMCLYEQGRDSFEDEGRWRLILCSTCGSHGTHRDCSFLRSNCKKWECEECAPSAGATDYTPENLGDIPCCSSTFHSREHFRRDISLEENPGPSWTDWPEPSLLEKPESSGGRRGHSWQSKDVKITKCCKKSK, from the exons TTTGCCGGCTATGCCTTCAAGAACCTGGGGATCCCGAAAAATTAGGGGAATTTCTTCAGAAAGACAATCTCAGTGTGCATTATTTCTGTCTT ATCCTGTCTAGCAAGCTGCTTCAGAGGGGCCTGTCCAACAAAGGTTTCCATGGATTCCTGCCTGAAGACATCAAAAAGGAGGCAGCCCGGGCTTCTAGGAAG ATCTGCTTTGTATGCAAGAAAAAGGGAGCTGCCATCAACTGCCAGAAGGATCAGTGCGTCAGAAACTTCCATCTTCCTTGTGGCCAAGAAAGGGGTTGCCTTTCACAGTTTTTTGGAGAGTACAA ATCATTTTGTGGGAAACATCGCCCAACACAGAACATCCAACGGGGGAATGTGGGGAAGGAAAGCTGTGTCTTGTGTTGTGAAGACTTATCCCAAGCCAGTGTTGAAAACATCCAGAGCCCGTGTTGTAGTCAAACAGTCTACCACCGCAAGTGCATACAG AAATATGCCCATACATCAGCAAAGCATTTCTTCAAATGTCCGCAATGTAACAATCGAGAAGAGTTCCCTCAAGAAATGCTAAGAATGGGAATTCATATTCCAGACAG AGATGCTGCCTGGGAACTTGAGCCAGGGGCTTTCTCAGAGCTTTATCAGCGCTATCGGCATTGTGATGCTCCCATGTGTCTGTATGAACAAGGAAGAGACAGCTTTGAGGACGAAGG GAGGTGGCGCCTCATTCTGTGTTCTACATGTGGATCCCACGGGACCCATAGGGACTGCTCCTTTCTCAGATCCAACTGTAAGAAATGGGAGTGTGAGGAGTGTGCACCTTCTGCTGGAGCCACAG ACTACACACCTGAAAACTTAGGTGACATACCCTGTTGCAGCAGCACCTTCCACTCCAGGGAGCATTTCCGCAGAGACATCAGCCTAGAAGAGAATCCAGGCCCTTCTTGGACTGATTGGCCAGAACCTTCCTTATTAGAAAAACCAGAGTCCTCTGGTGGCAGGAGGGGCCACTCCTGGCAATCCAAGGATGTCAAAATCACTAAGTGCTGCAAAAAGTCCAAGTAA